A genome region from Arachis duranensis cultivar V14167 chromosome 8, aradu.V14167.gnm2.J7QH, whole genome shotgun sequence includes the following:
- the LOC107462229 gene encoding glutaredoxin-C9, whose amino-acid sequence MHQAIPYRSWTTHFTPQPLNIIHSQPIDNNNNNNNTLSFLFSPKKDLASKDSEKMVHDMVSENAVIVFGRRGCCMSHVVKRLLLGLGVNPAVYEVEEKDEEGVARELEAIGGGGDNNKVQFPAVFIGGKLFGGLDRIMATHISGELVPILKQAGALWL is encoded by the coding sequence ATGCATCAAGCAATTCCATACAGGTCATGGACTACCCACTTCACCCCACAGCCATTAAATATCATCCATTCCCAACCCAttgataacaacaacaacaacaataataccctctcttttctcttctctcccAAAAAGGATCTCGCTAGTAAAGATTCCGAGAAGATGGTTCATGACATGGTGTCAGAAAATGCGGTGATAGTATTCGGGAGGCGGGGATGCTGCATGAGCCATGTGGTGAAGCGCTTGCTTTTGGGGCTCGGCGTCAACCCGGCAGTTTACGAGGTGGAAGAGAAAGACGAAGAAGGCGTGGCAAGAGAACTCGAAGCAATCGGCGGCGGCGGCGATAACAACAAGGTTCAGTTTCCAGCTGTGTTTATAGGTGGAAAGTTGTTTGGAGGGTTGGATCGTATCATGGCCACTCATATTTCTGGTGAATTGGTTCCCATTCTCAAACAAGCTGGGGCCCTATGGCTATGA